The Bacteroidota bacterium genome window below encodes:
- a CDS encoding NUDIX pyrophosphatase: protein MSQILSRFIECIVFKNHTFDPKFLVLKRSDDSKVHPGIWQIVTAKIDAGEKAYETARREVKEETGLEPSELFVAPSINHFYNYMDDSINLIPVFIAEVESDDVKISDEHSEFEWLSFEDAVGRIHWVNQKEVLKTAHLHIKNKELFKTLRKIV from the coding sequence TTGTCACAGATATTATCAAGATTTATTGAGTGCATCGTTTTTAAAAATCATACTTTCGACCCCAAGTTCTTAGTTTTAAAAAGAAGCGATGATTCAAAAGTCCATCCCGGAATATGGCAGATTGTAACTGCTAAAATTGATGCCGGAGAAAAAGCATATGAGACAGCAAGAAGGGAAGTAAAGGAAGAAACAGGATTGGAGCCTTCTGAATTATTTGTTGCGCCGTCCATAAATCACTTTTATAATTACATGGATGACTCTATAAATCTCATTCCTGTTTTTATAGCTGAAGTGGAATCTGATGATGTGAAGATTTCTGATGAGCATTCTGAATTTGAATGGCTTTCATTCGAAGATGCAGTGGGTAGAATCCACTGGGTAAACCAGAAAGAGGTTTTAAAAACAGCTCATCTTCACATAAAGAATAAAGAGCTTTTTAAAACTCTAAGGAAAATAGTTTAA
- the polA gene encoding DNA polymerase I, with protein MAEKLFLIDAMAMIYRAYFALISNPLINSKGQNVSAVSGFLGSVVKILDEENPEHIAVCCDTSAPTFRHKAFPQYKAQRQEIPSDMPWQIEMCKKVIRAMNIPMIECDGYEADDIIGTLARQAEKEKAETYMVTPDKDYMQLVTSKIFVYKPARNVYGNKIADKEIVGIEGVERKFGVHPEKVIDVLGLMGDTSDNVPGVKGVGEKTATALIQQFGTIENMYANIDDISKPKLKENLLTHKEMALLSKQLVTINTNVPLNVNFHNLNKKDVDVDKVVELMAELEFKTLLKKIVKDKLPGSGADILKEVKETKGEDKAGGSQEKGNRQIENIDSIKVNIVEKPKVIKTIKDVEHKYYTIKDEKEFKDFLKKLKDEPLISFDTETDAKDCMTCNIVGMSFAWKEHEAYYIPILHKAKGEKGLFDTEKSSQSTIGVELKTAIEGVRPYLESKKVKKIGQNIKYDYMIMKNYGVEMQNLYFDTLIGSFIFSPDGHHDMDTLAENYLGYRPIPITDLIGTGKDQTSMDKVDVEKVSEYAAEDADVTLELFHRIKYELQKINMYKLCEEIEFPLVKVLAEMEYEGVKIDPKILGELDKTADKMIKELEKGIYKEAGATFNIGSTKQLQTILFEKLKLSTGRKTKTGYSTDSKVLEDLRFQHAIIPMILDYRMVTKIKSTYLLGLMAAVNTKTGRVHTSFNQCVAVTGRLSSLNPNLQNIPIRTEMGRSIRKAFVPKDSTFKILSADYSQIELRIMAHYANDENMIKAFKNNHDIHTETAMRIFKLQHKDEMTGNHRRKAKEVNFGIIYGIGAFGLASRLEIKNSEAKEIIDRYFSEYPRVREYMENTKQFARTYGYVETLKGRRRYLKQINNQNATARAEDERAAINMPIQGTAADMIKIAMINIQNEFDKKKLKSRMMLQVHDELVFEVKKDELDTVKKIVADKMKNAIKLNVPVEVEIGVGDTWFDAH; from the coding sequence ATGGCTGAAAAACTGTTTCTTATTGATGCAATGGCAATGATATACCGTGCCTATTTTGCATTGATATCAAATCCTCTTATCAATTCCAAAGGTCAAAATGTTTCTGCTGTATCAGGATTTTTAGGTTCGGTAGTTAAAATTCTTGATGAAGAAAATCCCGAGCATATTGCAGTCTGCTGCGATACATCAGCTCCGACATTCAGACATAAAGCGTTTCCTCAATATAAAGCGCAGCGTCAGGAAATTCCTTCTGATATGCCGTGGCAGATTGAGATGTGTAAAAAAGTTATCCGTGCCATGAATATTCCTATGATAGAATGCGACGGATACGAAGCTGATGATATTATCGGAACTCTTGCAAGGCAGGCGGAAAAGGAAAAAGCCGAGACATACATGGTTACTCCCGATAAAGATTACATGCAGCTGGTAACTTCCAAAATTTTTGTTTACAAGCCGGCAAGAAATGTTTACGGAAATAAAATAGCAGATAAGGAAATAGTTGGCATTGAAGGTGTTGAAAGAAAGTTCGGAGTGCATCCTGAAAAAGTTATTGATGTGCTGGGACTGATGGGCGATACTTCAGATAACGTGCCCGGAGTAAAAGGTGTCGGTGAAAAAACTGCAACTGCTTTAATTCAACAGTTCGGAACGATAGAAAATATGTATGCAAACATAGATGACATTTCTAAACCAAAGCTGAAAGAGAATTTACTTACTCATAAAGAAATGGCTTTGCTCTCCAAGCAGCTTGTTACAATTAATACTAACGTTCCTTTGAATGTAAACTTCCATAATCTTAATAAGAAAGATGTTGATGTGGATAAAGTAGTTGAGCTTATGGCTGAACTTGAGTTCAAAACGTTATTAAAGAAAATTGTAAAAGATAAGTTACCGGGCTCAGGCGCTGATATTTTAAAAGAAGTAAAAGAAACAAAAGGTGAAGATAAAGCAGGCGGCTCACAGGAAAAAGGAAACAGACAAATTGAAAACATCGATAGCATAAAAGTTAACATAGTTGAGAAGCCGAAAGTCATAAAAACAATAAAGGATGTTGAGCATAAGTACTACACTATTAAAGATGAAAAAGAGTTTAAGGATTTTTTAAAGAAGCTGAAAGATGAGCCGCTTATTTCATTCGATACTGAAACAGATGCAAAGGATTGTATGACGTGTAATATAGTAGGAATGTCATTTGCGTGGAAAGAGCATGAAGCTTATTATATTCCTATTCTTCATAAGGCAAAAGGTGAGAAGGGATTGTTCGATACGGAGAAATCAAGCCAGAGCACAATCGGTGTTGAATTAAAAACGGCTATCGAAGGTGTGAGACCGTATCTTGAAAGCAAAAAAGTAAAGAAGATAGGGCAGAATATAAAATACGATTATATGATTATGAAGAACTACGGAGTTGAAATGCAGAACCTGTATTTCGATACACTGATTGGTTCTTTTATATTCAGTCCCGATGGTCACCACGATATGGATACTCTTGCGGAAAATTATCTTGGGTACAGACCGATTCCTATAACTGATTTAATCGGAACCGGTAAAGACCAGACATCGATGGATAAAGTTGATGTTGAAAAAGTTTCCGAATATGCGGCTGAAGATGCTGATGTAACGCTTGAGCTATTCCACAGAATAAAGTATGAGCTTCAGAAAATAAATATGTATAAGCTTTGCGAAGAGATTGAATTCCCGCTGGTAAAAGTATTGGCAGAGATGGAGTATGAAGGAGTAAAAATTGATCCTAAAATTTTAGGCGAGCTTGATAAGACTGCCGACAAAATGATAAAGGAACTTGAAAAAGGTATTTATAAAGAAGCGGGTGCAACTTTCAACATCGGTTCAACAAAACAGCTCCAGACAATTTTATTTGAAAAGTTAAAACTTTCCACAGGAAGAAAAACAAAGACAGGATATTCGACAGATAGTAAAGTGCTTGAAGATCTAAGATTCCAACATGCAATTATTCCTATGATTCTTGATTACAGAATGGTGACGAAGATAAAATCAACATATCTGCTCGGACTAATGGCTGCTGTGAATACCAAAACAGGAAGAGTGCATACAAGCTTTAATCAGTGTGTTGCTGTTACGGGAAGACTTTCAAGCTTGAATCCCAACCTTCAGAATATTCCTATTAGAACTGAAATGGGAAGAAGCATAAGAAAAGCATTTGTACCGAAAGACAGCACATTTAAAATTTTATCTGCTGACTATTCACAGATTGAATTAAGAATTATGGCTCATTATGCAAACGATGAGAATATGATTAAAGCGTTTAAGAATAACCACGATATTCATACAGAGACTGCAATGAGAATTTTCAAGCTGCAGCATAAGGATGAAATGACGGGTAATCATAGAAGGAAGGCAAAAGAAGTTAACTTCGGAATTATTTACGGAATAGGAGCATTTGGATTAGCAAGCCGTCTTGAAATAAAAAACTCAGAGGCTAAGGAAATCATAGACAGATATTTCTCGGAGTATCCCCGCGTAAGAGAGTATATGGAAAACACAAAACAGTTTGCAAGAACTTACGGCTATGTGGAAACTCTTAAAGGAAGAAGAAGATATTTAAAGCAAATCAACAATCAGAATGCAACTGCGCGCGCAGAGGATGAGAGAGCGGCTATAAATATGCCTATACAGGGTACCGCTGCCGATATGATTAAGATAGCTATGATAAATATTCAGAATGAATTTGATAAGAAGAAATTGAAATCACGCATGATGCTTCAGGTGCATGACGAACTTGTATTTGAAGTTAAGAAAGATGAACTGGATACGGTAAAAAAAATTGTTGCAGATAAAATGAAGAATGCTATTAAGCTTAATGTTCCGGTTGAAGTTGAAATCGGCGTAGGCGATACATGGTTCGATGCCCATTAA
- a CDS encoding T9SS type A sorting domain-containing protein: MPGYKVYGIDCNSIITSLGAIHCITKEIGVNEPVFISHSAIRDNSLTGVQQVKAYIKTKSGVASAKVYWTTDTLAGYSQIPMTPSAGDTFTANIPAQIAPKTVYYYVSATSNSGRTVAKPLTAPTGYIKFRVMPPVGITSNTSEVTSYSLKQNYPNPFNPETKISYTLPQSEFVSLKVYDVNGREVSTLVNLYQTSGSYSVSFDASKLSSGAYFYRLQAGSYSEFKSMVLIK; this comes from the coding sequence ATGCCGGGTTATAAAGTTTACGGAATAGACTGCAATTCTATCATAACATCACTCGGCGCAATTCATTGTATTACAAAAGAAATAGGTGTTAATGAACCTGTGTTTATTTCTCACTCAGCAATAAGAGACAATTCATTGACAGGAGTACAGCAGGTTAAAGCTTACATCAAAACGAAATCTGGTGTAGCATCTGCAAAAGTTTACTGGACTACAGATACGCTTGCAGGGTACAGTCAGATACCAATGACTCCGTCAGCAGGAGATACATTCACTGCAAATATCCCTGCTCAGATTGCTCCGAAGACAGTTTATTATTATGTATCGGCAACTTCAAACAGCGGAAGAACAGTTGCAAAACCATTAACTGCTCCGACAGGATATATTAAATTCAGAGTAATGCCGCCGGTAGGAATTACATCAAATACTTCTGAAGTAACTTCTTATAGTTTAAAACAGAATTATCCGAATCCGTTTAATCCTGAAACAAAAATAAGTTACACTTTACCTCAGAGTGAATTTGTATCACTGAAAGTCTATGATGTAAACGGAAGGGAAGTTTCTACACTTGTAAATTTATATCAGACATCAGGCAGCTACAGTGTCTCATTTGATGCAAGCAAACTTTCATCAGGCGCATATTTTTACAGATTACAGGCAGGTTCATATTCTGAATTCAAATCAATGGTTTTAATAAAATAA
- the rfaD gene encoding ADP-glyceromanno-heptose 6-epimerase, with translation MIIVTGGAGFIGSALVWRLNQLGVEDIFIVDEFGKDDKFKNLLNLKFYDLIDKEEFGHIISQNDDFLKQNRVDTIFHMGACSATTEQDMRYLLINNYEYTKYLCGISVANNIRFIYASSAATYGDGSLGYKDDESKLKELRPLNKYGYSKHLFDLWAQRNGYLNSVVGLKYFNVYGPNEYHKGDMRSMVSKAFDQIKETGKARLFKSDSDKYEDGGQRRDFIYIKDAVDMTLHFWQNKIYSGIYNVGTGNASSFNSLIKPVFKAMNLKENIEYFDMPEILRGKYQDFTQADMNKLRNTGYIKEITKVEDAVMDYVGNYMNTSEPHLR, from the coding sequence ATGATAATTGTTACAGGCGGAGCGGGATTTATAGGCAGCGCTCTTGTATGGAGATTAAACCAGCTTGGCGTTGAAGATATTTTCATAGTAGATGAATTCGGAAAAGATGATAAGTTTAAAAATCTTTTAAATCTCAAATTTTATGATTTGATAGATAAGGAAGAGTTCGGACATATCATTTCACAGAACGATGACTTTCTTAAACAAAACAGAGTAGATACTATTTTTCACATGGGCGCATGCAGCGCAACTACTGAGCAGGACATGAGGTACCTTTTGATAAATAATTATGAGTATACAAAATATCTTTGTGGAATTTCTGTAGCTAATAATATCCGCTTTATTTACGCTTCATCTGCTGCTACTTACGGCGACGGTTCACTCGGATATAAAGATGATGAAAGTAAACTGAAAGAATTAAGACCTCTGAATAAATACGGCTACTCAAAACATTTATTTGATTTATGGGCACAACGAAACGGTTATTTGAATTCTGTTGTCGGTCTGAAATATTTCAATGTATACGGCCCTAACGAATATCACAAAGGTGATATGCGAAGCATGGTTTCAAAAGCATTTGATCAGATAAAAGAAACAGGCAAGGCAAGATTATTTAAATCGGATTCCGATAAATACGAAGACGGCGGACAAAGAAGAGATTTCATCTATATAAAAGATGCAGTTGATATGACGCTTCATTTCTGGCAGAATAAAATTTACAGCGGGATTTACAACGTTGGAACAGGTAATGCAAGCAGCTTTAATTCATTGATTAAGCCTGTCTTCAAAGCAATGAATCTGAAAGAGAATATAGAATATTTCGATATGCCTGAAATATTAAGAGGGAAGTATCAGGATTTTACACAGGCAGATATGAATAAACTTAGAAACACCGGTTATATCAAAGAAATAACTAAAGTTGAAGATGCAGTAATGGATTATGTAGGGAATTACATGAATACATCAGAACCACATTTAAGATAG
- a CDS encoding tetratricopeptide repeat-containing sensor histidine kinase, with product MSSLKKEKIDSLVSQILALKDAANQTTLIKAEEIINLSKEINYDKGMACGHFHKGYATYKMSNYVSARYSLVESVKHYEKINDELGIAAAENIIGQTYYFEGEFDKALEHNSKSLELRSKHNQLNGVAHNYNNYANIYLSLGDNPSAVEYYQKALTIFQELNDEYAMGMVYNNMGALHFRLNEYDKALELFNNTMEIAGKVNHKHLYSTSLNNIANIYHDQGRYEESIEIDLKALELQRQIGDRYGEALSLGNLGSTYNDMDINDKAIDCLTESISMRQTIGDKTGEAEASLELGKLYKKLNKPSRAKTFIENSIAIGESLKLYNHLSVCHTVYSELFEQIGEFDKALEQFKLHYKYWKEVFSEESDKKIKNLQVLYEVDKQKKETEIYRLKNIELAELNMEKNEFLGIAAHDLKNPLTGIILNTSTIRRNIDKFSKEDVLKRIGKIELTAERMQLIIKNMLDINAIEEGRLNLHYEEFDIKLLLKKIIEDFTTAASQKEIKINFESGEDKVLLTTDGSSLTEIIENLLSNAIKYSPNGKTVHVKCFKENESAVIEIKDEGLGFTDEDKKSVFHKFARLSAKPTGGEHSTGLGLSIVKKLTDILGGEVTFESEPNKGSTFRLTFKAS from the coding sequence TTGTCTTCTCTAAAAAAAGAAAAAATAGATAGTCTCGTCTCCCAGATATTGGCATTAAAAGATGCTGCTAACCAAACTACGTTAATAAAAGCCGAAGAGATTATAAATCTTTCTAAAGAAATTAATTATGATAAAGGTATGGCTTGCGGACATTTTCATAAAGGTTATGCAACATATAAAATGTCAAATTATGTCTCTGCAAGATATTCTCTTGTGGAATCTGTTAAGCATTATGAGAAAATTAATGATGAGCTGGGAATAGCAGCAGCTGAAAACATTATCGGGCAGACGTATTATTTCGAAGGAGAATTTGATAAAGCATTAGAGCATAATTCAAAGAGTCTGGAATTAAGAAGCAAACATAATCAGCTTAACGGCGTAGCCCATAATTATAATAATTATGCTAACATATATTTATCCCTGGGAGATAATCCTTCTGCAGTGGAATATTACCAGAAGGCACTTACAATTTTTCAGGAACTTAATGATGAATATGCTATGGGAATGGTATATAATAATATGGGGGCATTGCATTTCAGATTAAATGAATATGATAAGGCATTAGAGCTTTTTAATAATACAATGGAGATTGCGGGAAAGGTAAATCATAAACATTTATATTCCACATCGCTCAACAACATTGCAAATATATATCATGATCAGGGCAGGTATGAAGAGAGTATTGAAATAGATTTGAAAGCTTTAGAATTACAAAGACAAATTGGTGACAGATACGGTGAGGCGCTTAGTCTGGGAAACCTGGGAAGCACTTACAATGATATGGATATAAATGATAAAGCTATTGATTGTTTGACTGAAAGTATTTCTATGCGGCAGACTATAGGTGATAAAACCGGTGAAGCTGAAGCAAGCCTTGAGCTGGGCAAGCTTTACAAAAAACTCAATAAGCCTTCAAGAGCAAAAACTTTTATTGAAAACTCAATAGCAATCGGAGAATCTTTAAAGTTATATAATCATTTATCGGTGTGCCATACAGTTTATTCTGAATTATTTGAGCAGATAGGAGAATTTGATAAGGCGCTGGAGCAATTTAAACTTCATTATAAATACTGGAAAGAAGTATTCAGTGAGGAATCGGATAAGAAAATAAAAAATCTCCAGGTACTTTATGAAGTAGATAAGCAAAAGAAAGAAACAGAAATTTACAGATTAAAGAACATAGAGCTTGCAGAGTTGAATATGGAAAAGAACGAGTTCCTCGGCATAGCTGCGCACGATTTAAAAAATCCGTTGACAGGTATTATTCTGAACACTTCGACCATCAGAAGAAATATAGATAAGTTTTCCAAAGAAGATGTCTTAAAACGTATAGGTAAAATTGAGCTGACTGCAGAGCGCATGCAGCTTATTATTAAAAACATGCTGGATATAAATGCAATTGAAGAAGGAAGACTGAACCTGCATTATGAGGAGTTTGATATAAAATTGCTGCTTAAAAAAATCATTGAAGATTTTACAACTGCTGCCTCTCAAAAAGAGATAAAAATAAATTTTGAGAGCGGTGAGGATAAAGTGCTGTTAACAACCGACGGAAGCTCACTGACTGAAATAATTGAAAATCTCCTTTCGAATGCTATAAAGTATTCACCAAACGGTAAAACAGTTCATGTAAAATGTTTTAAGGAAAATGAAAGTGCGGTAATTGAAATTAAAGATGAAGGACTTGGATTTACAGACGAAGATAAAAAAAGTGTATTCCATAAATTTGCGCGGCTTAGCGCCAAACCGACCGGAGGAGAGCATTCAACCGGTCTTGGTTTATCAATCGTAAAAAAACTTACGGATATTTTGGGTGGTGAAGTTACGTTTGAATCCGAACCGAATAAAGGTTCAACATTCAGACTTACATTCAAAGCTTCTTAG
- the tkt gene encoding transketolase — MSQENKQDNINNNNIDTLCINTIRTLSMDAVQKANSGHPGMPMGAAPMAHVLWGGTMNYNPDDTQWLNRDRFVLSAGHGCMLQYSILHLAGYKITMEDLKNFRQLHSITPGHPEYGLTPGIETTTGPLGQGFATGVGMAVGQKYLAAKYNKPGFDIFNYRIFGICSDGDLMEGISAESASFAGHLKLGNIIYFYDDNHISIEGDTSITFTDDTAKRFESYGWQVLVVDDVNDIDALNNALESAIKETEKPSLIKVRTHIAYGSPNKHDTAGAHGSPLGEDEVKLTKEALGFDPDKSFFVPSGVYEFYKKAVDKNVETYNEWNKKYSEYKSKFPELAAEFENAKNNKLNFDWEKVLPVWEADEKGVETRKASGKVINALAKNIPLMIGGSADLSPSNDTEIKDAGSFSYDNYIGRNFHFGVREHSMGAELNGMNLTPGIIAYGATFLIFSDYMKPAIRLAAIMKLRTIFIYTHDSVGLGEDGTTHQPIEQLIGLRAIPNLTVIRPADANETAYAWQAAIECSEGPTALALTRQKVPVFDRTKFASAEGLLKGAYVLSDSEGTPDVIFIATGSEVQLAVKASESLAKENIKSRVVSMPSWELFEKQSDEYKNSVLPKDIKKRVVIEAASPFGWCKYSGDEGVIIGIDRFGESAPAEQIFKEFGFTVDNVVNQAKKILGK, encoded by the coding sequence ATGTCACAAGAAAATAAACAGGACAATATTAATAACAATAATATAGATACACTTTGCATTAATACAATCAGAACTTTATCAATGGATGCAGTTCAGAAAGCAAACTCGGGACATCCCGGTATGCCAATGGGAGCAGCGCCTATGGCTCATGTACTTTGGGGCGGAACGATGAATTACAATCCCGATGATACTCAATGGCTCAACCGCGACAGGTTCGTGCTTTCTGCAGGACATGGATGTATGCTTCAGTACAGCATATTGCATCTTGCAGGATATAAAATTACAATGGAAGATCTGAAGAACTTCCGCCAGCTACATAGCATTACTCCGGGACATCCTGAGTACGGTTTAACTCCCGGCATAGAAACTACAACGGGTCCGTTGGGACAAGGATTTGCAACAGGAGTCGGTATGGCAGTCGGGCAGAAATATCTTGCAGCGAAATACAATAAACCGGGTTTCGATATTTTCAATTACAGAATATTCGGTATCTGCAGCGACGGTGATTTGATGGAAGGAATTTCAGCAGAGTCCGCTTCGTTTGCGGGACATCTGAAGCTCGGCAACATAATTTATTTTTACGATGATAATCACATCTCAATTGAAGGTGATACATCGATTACTTTTACAGACGATACTGCAAAAAGATTTGAATCATACGGCTGGCAGGTTTTAGTTGTAGATGATGTAAATGATATTGATGCATTGAACAATGCTTTGGAAAGCGCAATCAAAGAAACTGAGAAGCCATCCTTAATAAAAGTAAGAACTCATATTGCATACGGAAGTCCGAATAAACATGATACAGCAGGTGCGCACGGCTCCCCTCTGGGTGAAGATGAAGTAAAACTTACAAAAGAAGCTTTGGGATTCGACCCGGACAAATCATTCTTTGTCCCTAGTGGAGTTTATGAGTTTTATAAAAAGGCAGTTGATAAAAATGTTGAGACTTATAACGAATGGAATAAAAAATATTCAGAGTATAAGAGCAAATTCCCTGAACTTGCAGCTGAGTTTGAAAACGCAAAAAATAATAAATTAAACTTTGACTGGGAAAAAGTTCTGCCTGTTTGGGAAGCTGATGAAAAAGGTGTTGAAACAAGAAAAGCATCGGGTAAAGTTATCAATGCGCTTGCTAAAAATATTCCACTGATGATTGGCGGCTCGGCAGATCTATCTCCTTCCAATGATACGGAGATAAAAGATGCAGGTTCGTTCTCTTACGATAATTACATAGGTAGAAATTTTCACTTTGGAGTAAGAGAACATTCCATGGGCGCAGAGCTTAACGGAATGAACTTAACTCCCGGCATAATTGCTTACGGAGCAACGTTCCTTATCTTCTCTGACTACATGAAGCCTGCAATAAGACTTGCAGCTATTATGAAGTTAAGAACAATTTTTATTTATACTCATGACAGCGTGGGACTTGGAGAAGACGGCACAACTCATCAGCCTATTGAGCAGTTAATCGGATTAAGAGCAATCCCGAATTTAACAGTCATCCGCCCTGCAGATGCAAATGAAACTGCATACGCATGGCAGGCTGCAATTGAATGTTCCGAAGGTCCTACTGCATTAGCACTTACAAGACAGAAAGTACCTGTATTCGATAGAACTAAATTTGCTTCAGCTGAAGGGTTGCTGAAAGGCGCATATGTATTATCAGATTCTGAAGGAACGCCTGATGTAATTTTTATAGCAACAGGTTCTGAAGTTCAGCTTGCCGTAAAAGCATCTGAAAGTCTCGCCAAAGAAAATATAAAGTCACGTGTTGTAAGCATGCCGTCATGGGAATTATTTGAGAAGCAGTCAGATGAATATAAGAACTCAGTGCTTCCTAAAGATATAAAGAAAAGAGTTGTCATAGAAGCTGCATCACCGTTCGGATGGTGTAAGTATTCAGGAGATGAAGGAGTTATAATCGGAATAGACAGATTCGGAGAGTCCGCTCCCGCTGAACAGATATTCAAAGAGTTCGGATTTACGGTAGATAATGTGGTAAATCAGGCGAAAAAAATATTAGGTAAATAA
- a CDS encoding tetratricopeptide repeat-containing sensor histidine kinase has protein sequence MSSDIDINIKTLDDLISQAYANRKAPSQNTSEIAEEIIKHSVSISYAKGIASGYFLKGYALSENSDYFSARSLFHGAVSIFEKINDEIWLARSYYIIGATHYYTGEFDKALEFNSLSFDLHLKNNDKEGIALNYNGWAITYMELGDYPATIENSEKALSIFKELNYESSIAMMYNNMGTMYYRLRDYDKALELYNCSKEMCERLNNMTLYTLTLNNISLIYTHQEKHEQCVQINLEALKIQREINNKRGEANSLGKLGGTYTELNLNDKAIECFNESIKICNTIGDKKGESLASLDLGMLYKKLNEPLKARTCVENALKTASTPNHLAGCHLFYSELFEEAGEYVKSLEQYKLYNENVLLQSDEQLKNLKLLFEDKKKYLSAMHKLALLKRESDALSEKNSALNELNQQLNLKNNTLSDTLNTLRSQSSEIRRINDINTKILSILAHDLRNPLGIVQQVISMYIDKVIDQEMIDEIFKELQKNSTAALNMLNEVLHWGTSQVEKEMAADLVNINLYNLIEGKRNEFSLLLKSKNNILENLCDENSVFKADSNMLSVIMRNLIVNANKFTRDGKIIVNSINDTNFVQVTVSDTGIGMKPTQVQRLFNWETRESSEGTSGEKGTGLGLLLCSEFIRAHNGKIWVESEQNKGSSFHFTISKNL, from the coding sequence TTGTCTTCCGATATAGATATTAATATAAAAACTCTTGACGATTTAATAAGCCAGGCATACGCTAACCGAAAAGCGCCGTCACAAAACACATCTGAAATTGCCGAAGAAATAATTAAACATTCAGTAAGTATATCATATGCAAAGGGCATCGCATCCGGTTATTTTTTAAAAGGATATGCTCTTAGTGAAAATTCAGACTATTTTTCTGCAAGGAGCTTATTTCACGGGGCAGTCTCCATTTTTGAAAAAATTAACGATGAAATCTGGCTTGCCCGAAGCTATTATATAATAGGAGCAACCCATTATTACACAGGCGAGTTTGATAAAGCTCTGGAATTTAATTCATTGAGCTTTGACCTTCACCTTAAAAACAATGACAAGGAAGGCATTGCTTTAAATTATAATGGCTGGGCTATTACTTATATGGAGCTTGGTGATTATCCTGCTACAATTGAAAACAGTGAGAAAGCATTGTCAATTTTTAAGGAGTTGAACTATGAATCTTCAATTGCAATGATGTATAATAATATGGGAACAATGTATTACCGTCTTCGTGATTATGATAAAGCATTGGAACTTTACAATTGTTCAAAAGAAATGTGTGAGAGGCTTAACAATATGACTCTTTACACTCTGACACTTAATAACATATCTCTTATTTATACTCATCAGGAAAAACATGAACAGTGCGTTCAGATAAATTTAGAAGCATTAAAGATTCAAAGAGAAATAAATAATAAGCGTGGAGAAGCGAATAGCCTTGGAAAACTCGGAGGCACATATACCGAACTGAATTTAAATGATAAGGCAATTGAGTGTTTCAACGAAAGCATAAAGATTTGTAATACTATTGGAGATAAAAAAGGGGAATCTTTGGCGAGCCTTGATCTTGGTATGTTATATAAAAAATTGAACGAACCTTTAAAAGCAAGAACATGCGTTGAAAATGCGTTAAAAACGGCCAGTACTCCGAATCATCTTGCCGGATGCCATCTTTTCTATTCCGAATTATTTGAAGAAGCCGGAGAGTATGTCAAATCGTTGGAGCAATACAAGCTTTACAATGAAAACGTTCTGTTACAATCGGATGAACAGTTAAAAAATCTAAAGCTGCTTTTTGAAGATAAGAAAAAATACCTGAGTGCAATGCACAAGCTTGCTCTTCTGAAGCGTGAATCTGACGCTTTGAGTGAAAAAAACTCTGCTTTAAACGAGCTGAATCAGCAGTTGAATTTAAAGAATAATACCCTTTCAGATACTTTAAATACTCTTCGTTCTCAAAGCTCTGAGATTAGGAGAATCAACGATATAAATACAAAAATTCTTTCAATTTTAGCTCATGATTTAAGAAATCCTCTGGGTATAGTACAGCAGGTCATTTCGATGTATATTGATAAAGTAATCGACCAGGAAATGATTGATGAAATTTTTAAGGAGCTTCAGAAAAATTCAACCGCTGCGCTTAATATGCTTAACGAAGTTCTTCATTGGGGAACTTCACAAGTTGAAAAGGAAATGGCGGCTGATTTAGTCAATATTAATCTTTACAATCTTATTGAAGGAAAAAGGAATGAATTCTCTCTTCTTTTAAAATCTAAAAATAATATTCTTGAAAATTTATGCGATGAAAATTCCGTATTTAAAGCCGATAGTAATATGCTAAGCGTTATAATGAGAAATCTTATAGTTAATGCAAATAAATTTACAAGAGACGGAAAGATAATCGTAAACTCAATTAATGATACCAATTTTGTTCAGGTTACAGTTTCAGATACAGGAATTGGAATGAAGCCAACTCAAGTTCAGCGTCTCTTTAACTGGGAAACGAGAGAAAGTTCTGAAGGCACTTCAGGCGAAAAAGGAACCGGATTGGGACTTCTCCTTTGCAGTGAATTTATACGGGCGCATAATGGAAAAATTTGGGTTGAGAGTGAACAAAACAAAGGAAGTTCTTTCCATTTTACTATTTCCAAAAACTTGTAG